A genomic segment from Clostridium pasteurianum BC1 encodes:
- the panD gene encoding aspartate 1-decarboxylase has product MKLSMLKSKIHRATVTEAKLNYVGSITIDSKLMKEANIIEYEKIQVVNINNGSRIETYVIAGENGSGVICLNGAAARYAQAGDKVILMTYCEMEEEEANLHKPIVVFVKEDNSISEITTYERHGEIK; this is encoded by the coding sequence ATGAAATTAAGTATGTTAAAATCAAAAATACACAGAGCAACTGTCACAGAGGCAAAACTAAATTATGTGGGCAGTATAACAATAGATAGTAAATTAATGAAAGAAGCAAATATAATAGAATATGAAAAAATACAGGTAGTAAATATAAATAATGGCAGTAGAATTGAAACCTATGTTATTGCTGGAGAAAACGGCAGTGGTGTCATATGTCTTAATGGGGCGGCTGCCAGATATGCACAAGCAGGGGACAAGGTCATATTAATGACTTATTGCGAAATGGAGGAAGAAGAAGCAAATCTTCACAAGCCTATTGTAGTATTTGTAAAAGAGGACAACTCTATTTCAGAAATTACAACCTACGAAAGACACGGCGAAATAAAATAA